The Dehalococcoidia bacterium genome segment ACTACGGGCACGGGCGGGTCGTACCAACGCCAGCCGCAGGCAGGGCAGAGCTTGTGGGCGTGCCCAGAGGCGGCGCCGGCATCCGCCAGAAGCGCGCCGCATTGGCCGCAGTGCTTCATGCCTGAACGTTAGGGGACCTCCAACTCTCCGGCAAGGAGAGGGGGCGGGGAAACCCGCCCTCTCACGCGAACCACCTCGTGCGCATCGCCGATGGCCTTGGCATTGGCATCGAGCCGGAGGCGGCGGCGCGCCTGCGGGAGCTGCCCTTCCACGGCGAGGTCACGCCGAAGGAGGTCGGGAACGCGGTCAGCGGGGCTTCAGCGTAAGGCGTGGCACCGGCGCGGCTAGCGGCTCCTACTTGATCGCGATGGCATTGGGTGGGGAGCCGACGCCGCCGAGGATGTTCAGCGGCGCCGAAGTGAACATGAACTCGTAGACACCGTCAGCGGCACAGTCGGCCGCCAGCGCCTCGAGGTACCACAGCTCGCCGATGGGTATGCCGAGGAGGCCGATGAGGCGCTGGTGCAGGAAACCGCCCGTCTCGGGCGTGGGCGGCCAGGCCTCGAGCGAGGGGTGGTCCCCCGCGACGGCGGCGACGTGCAGGTCCCACAGGTACTCGGCCATGTCCTCGGTAGCGGCGATGCCCGGCGCGTGCAGGTTCTGGACGTTGGTGATAGCGAAGCGCTCCTGGGGCGACGCGTTCAGGTACCACTCCATCCAGCCGCTGCGGATCAGCAGCACGTCGCCCTGGCGGATCTCGACGCCCTGGGCCTGGCGCGCAGCCTCGAGCTCATCGACGCTGAACCGGCGCGCCTCGTTACCGGCGACGGGCGTGCCCTGCGAGGCAAGGTAGCGGGCCATGTCCAGCAGGACGCCGCGTGTCACCATGCCGCGGCGAGCCCAGTGCTCGATGCCGTTGCGAGTGCCCTCCCGGCCGGTGATCTGGTCAGCGGTCACTCCGTTGTAGAAGCCGTACTGGGGATGGCCGACATGGGTCAGGCCGTCCCACTGGGACGACGCCTGAGGGTAGAAGTTGTCGATGATGTCGTCGCGTCCGGCGCCCTGGCCCGTGATCGTGTGACGCAGGTTGCCGCGGCGAAAGAGCGCCGGGTTGGGCAACTCGAACTCCCAGTTCAGGGCGAAGGACTTGCCGGTCCTCACCAGCCGCGCCGCTTCGACCGCCTTCTCCGGCGTCATCAGGTTCACGCAGCCCACCTGGTCGTCGGTCCCGAAGACGCCCCAGGCGGAGCCGGGCGGCGCGCCCTCCCGCGCCAGAAGCTCTCTGTATGACGGAAGACGCTCAGGTACCGGCATGTGGCTTCTCCTGGTCCTCTGGGATGGCCCTCTGAATCAGGGCTTCGTCCTGCCGCTCGAGTATCGCCTCGACAGCTTGCTCTGGCGTCAGTGCTCGCGTGTCCAGCCAGAGACCTCGGCCCCGGCTGCCGAGGAAGCCCTCCTCCAGATATGCGAAACGCTCGGCGATGGAGACTCCGTGCTTCGCCCGGTGGCGGATGCTCTGCGGCCGGTCCCTGTCGCGCGCGATGGCGGCCTCCCTCCCCGGCGAAAGCACCACGAACCGCACTGAGAGGCCGGGGAGCTGCGACAGGTGGGCCGCCGGATTCTCGATGACGTAGTCGACGATGGCCGTAAACCCGGCCTCAGCGAACGAGCGCGCCAGGAGGCACTGGTTGCGGACACAAAGGCGTATCTGGCGCTTCGACTCGCCGGCCGGCTCGTCGCCGGGCCCGACTTTGCCGCGGACCACCCAGTCGTGAAGGAGGTCCCCTTCGATGTGGACGCTGCGGTCGAATCGCTCCGCCAGGAGCCGCGCCGTGGTGGACTTTCCCGAGCCGGGTATGCCGCTGATGAGCCAGACGTCAGCCGCCACGAAGACTCAGTCCTCCAGCCGTACGATGCCCTGGGTGCCGTCTACTGTCAGCATCATGCCGTCTCGGATCCGCCGCGTGGCTACGCGCACACCGGCGACGCAGGGGATGCCGTACTCCCGCGCCAGGATCGCGCAGTGCGAGAGCACTCCGCCCGAGTCGGCGACGATGGCTGCCGCGCGGGAGAAGAGGTGCGCCCAGGAGGGGGTCGTGAAGCGGCAGACGAGGATGTCGCCCGGCTGTAGCCTTTCGGCAGCCTCGACCGTCTCGGCGACGCAAGCCCTGCCGCTCGCGACGCCGGGGCTGGCAGCGTTGCCCTTGAGGAGGCGCTCGTCAGCGCTGCGCTCCGCGCCGAAGCCGGAGACCATGCGAACGCCAAACGGCAGCGCCACGGTCCCTGCCTGATCCGCGCCTCCTTCCGCTGGCGGAGGGGGTGGCATCCGGCCAATGGTCATCGGCGGCACGATGACGCGCCAGCGATCGCGGTCGCGGCGCCGCTCCGCCACCAGGGTGCGCCAGCCGGCCGGGTCTCCGGAGGAGAGGTCGTCCAGGCTCAGGTAGAAGATGTCGTTCTGGTCATCCAGCGCTCCGTCCCGGACAAGCGCCCTGCCCAGGGCCAACGCCGGCAGCCGCAGATAGCCGCTGAGGCTGAGCTGCCAGAGGGCGCGGCCTTCGCTCACGGGCACGAACTGTTTGGCTGTCCTCCACAGGGCATCGAACTCCGCCCGCTTCGCGCCCTCGAGCCGGGCGCGGATGCGCCGCAAGGCGGCACGCCGCCGGGCGATCACGGCGCGGGCCTTGAGACGCGGGTCTTCGATCCCTTCCCTCAGGATGCGAGCGACCTCCGTCAACGCGACCTGAGGCGCCTCTCGCCAGGGAGGCTCTGACAGCTCCCACCAGGTCGGGGTGCGCCAGCCGAAGCGATTGAGGTAGGTCCTCAGGGCCGCCAGCAGCTCTCGTCCAGCCGGTAAAGCTTCGAGCGCCGTCGGAAGCCTTTCCGGCGGAGACGACAGGAGCAACGAAGCGAGGCCAAGGTCCTCTGCCCGGCGGGCGACCTGCCACAGCGCGGCATCCGCCGCGAACGATGCGTTGTTGTAGCCCTGGATCGATTCACCGGCGAGCGCTACGCCCTCCGGCCCGAACTCCTTTTCGCAGAACTCGTACAGGTTTTGGACGCCCGCGGACATGGGCGCGGCGGCGCGAAGAGTCAGGGCGAAGGCGCGGCCGGCCCTGTCGATCGCCCGCCTCAGCGCCGCCTGGAGCTCGGCCGTGGACATCGCGTCGTAGTCCGTGGCCAGTATCTCGCGGCAGACCCGCCGTATCTGCGGCAGCCAGCGCCGCTGCCACAGGCGCGCTACCCGGGGCGCCTCCTCGGCCGCGCGCCTCTCAGCCGCCTGGGTCCTGGGATCGGTCGCGGCGTTCGGGTCGGGGGGCTGGAACCGCTGGTAGAAGTAGCCGTTCACGAACATCACGGGCGGGTCGTCAGGACTGGCGCCCCTGTCTTCGAAGACGCCGCTGCGCGCGAGTGCCACCGCGAACTCGATGGAGAGCGGCGTCAGCGGCCTGGGGCAGTGCATGCCGTCCCAGGCCCAGAGCTTCTCGGCGTCCTCGGGCCGGCGCCAGGCAACCGGAAACTCCCGCAGCTCCGCTGCGACCATGCTCCACCTCCCGGCCTTGGGCCGCAGTCTAGCATGCGCCCGTCCGCGGCCCAGACGTATCGGGCCTTCGCCCTTCCCGTCCGATGACGGGAGGGAGATGGGCGCAGGCACGGAGTGCGGTTTGACCGCGTTCACGGGCGCTACCTACACTCGGAGGAGCGAGGTAACTACAGAGATGATCGCATTGGGGTTCGGCGCGAAGCGGGTGCAGCAGATCGCGGTGGTGGAGATGGAGGGCACCATTGGGCCCCGGCTCAGGGCGGCCGACTACGCCAAGCTCCTCCGCTCTCTGGCCGAGAACGACCGCGTGCGCAGCGTCGTGCTCGATATCGACTCGCCGGGAGGCTCAGCCACGGCCTCGAACTTCCTCCATCTCTCGGTCCAGGCGCTCGCCCGCAAGAAGCCGGTAGTGGCCTTCATCCGCGGCACCGGCGCTTCGGGCGCCTATCTGTTCGCCTGTGCGGCCCAGAAGATCGTCGCCATCCCCAGCGCGCTCATCGGTTCGATTGGCGTCA includes the following:
- a CDS encoding AAA family ATPase, which encodes MAADVWLISGIPGSGKSTTARLLAERFDRSVHIEGDLLHDWVVRGKVGPGDEPAGESKRQIRLCVRNQCLLARSFAEAGFTAIVDYVIENPAAHLSQLPGLSVRFVVLSPGREAAIARDRDRPQSIRHRAKHGVSIAERFAYLEEGFLGSRGRGLWLDTRALTPEQAVEAILERQDEALIQRAIPEDQEKPHAGT
- a CDS encoding PEP-utilizing enzyme gives rise to the protein MVAAELREFPVAWRRPEDAEKLWAWDGMHCPRPLTPLSIEFAVALARSGVFEDRGASPDDPPVMFVNGYFYQRFQPPDPNAATDPRTQAAERRAAEEAPRVARLWQRRWLPQIRRVCREILATDYDAMSTAELQAALRRAIDRAGRAFALTLRAAAPMSAGVQNLYEFCEKEFGPEGVALAGESIQGYNNASFAADAALWQVARRAEDLGLASLLLSSPPERLPTALEALPAGRELLAALRTYLNRFGWRTPTWWELSEPPWREAPQVALTEVARILREGIEDPRLKARAVIARRRAALRRIRARLEGAKRAEFDALWRTAKQFVPVSEGRALWQLSLSGYLRLPALALGRALVRDGALDDQNDIFYLSLDDLSSGDPAGWRTLVAERRRDRDRWRVIVPPMTIGRMPPPPPAEGGADQAGTVALPFGVRMVSGFGAERSADERLLKGNAASPGVASGRACVAETVEAAERLQPGDILVCRFTTPSWAHLFSRAAAIVADSGGVLSHCAILAREYGIPCVAGVRVATRRIRDGMMLTVDGTQGIVRLED
- a CDS encoding cyclase family protein, which gives rise to MPVPERLPSYRELLAREGAPPGSAWGVFGTDDQVGCVNLMTPEKAVEAARLVRTGKSFALNWEFELPNPALFRRGNLRHTITGQGAGRDDIIDNFYPQASSQWDGLTHVGHPQYGFYNGVTADQITGREGTRNGIEHWARRGMVTRGVLLDMARYLASQGTPVAGNEARRFSVDELEAARQAQGVEIRQGDVLLIRSGWMEWYLNASPQERFAITNVQNLHAPGIAATEDMAEYLWDLHVAAVAGDHPSLEAWPPTPETGGFLHQRLIGLLGIPIGELWYLEALAADCAADGVYEFMFTSAPLNILGGVGSPPNAIAIK